The genomic DNA ACCGGTAAGCCGATGCGGTACGCGGTAACCACCGGGCTGGTGCTGCTGGGCGCCTATCAGATTTTTTATCTGCTGGCGCTGCAAATGAGTGTCACGCCCGGGGTCATGGCCACCCTGATGGGGGTGCAACCGATCCTGACCGTGGTGCTCATGGAACGTCAGCGTTCCTGGTCGCGGATGTTCGGCCTGGTGCTGGGCTTGGTCGGGTTGGTCATGGTGGTGTACCAGGGCATCGGCCTGGCCGGCATGTCCCTGGCGGGGATGGTGTGCGGGTTGCTGGCGCTGGTGAGCATGACGGCCGGCTCCATCATGCAGAAGCGCATCACCGACAACCCACTGGGCACGCTGCCGGTGCAGTACCTGGCCGGATTGGTACTGTGCGCAGCGTTCGTGCCGTTCCAGCCGTTTCACTTCGAATACAGCGCGGGGTTCTTCGTGCCGGTGTTGTGGATGGGGCTGGTGGTGTCAGTGTTGGCGACGTTGTTGCTGTACCGTTTGATTGCTCGCGGCAACCTGGTGAACGTCACCAGCCTGTTCTACCTGGTGCCGGCGGTGACGGCGATCATGGACTACCTGGTGTTCGACAACCGCCTGGCGTTGTTGAGCTTGCT from Pseudomonas beijingensis includes the following:
- a CDS encoding DMT family transporter; the protein is MYSLSKNALLAAASTSLFVLLWSSGAIFSKLGLAHASPFAFLLIRFAIALFALVLLIPLLKFKLPKTGKPMRYAVTTGLVLLGAYQIFYLLALQMSVTPGVMATLMGVQPILTVVLMERQRSWSRMFGLVLGLVGLVMVVYQGIGLAGMSLAGMVCGLLALVSMTAGSIMQKRITDNPLGTLPVQYLAGLVLCAAFVPFQPFHFEYSAGFFVPVLWMGLVVSVLATLLLYRLIARGNLVNVTSLFYLVPAVTAIMDYLVFDNRLALLSLLGMVLIIVGLVFVFRKSR